The Papaver somniferum cultivar HN1 chromosome 6, ASM357369v1, whole genome shotgun sequence genome segment CTTTCCGGCTGGGCAAGCTACGTTGACTAGTGTTTTGAGAGCTTGTACTGGTTTAGTATTATTAGAACTGGGGAGACAAGTTCATGCGCATGTGGTCAAGTCTGAGGAAGATTTGATTCTTTATAACGCGCTTCTGGATATGTATAGCAAGTGTGGGAGTTTGGAAGATGCAGATTCTGTTTTCCAGCGGATGGCAAACAAAGATGTGATCTCTTGGAGCACCATGATTGCAGGCTTGGCACAGAATGGGCAAACCTTAAAAGCTCTGAAACTGTTCGATTCAATGAAAGATTCAGGAGTTGCTCCTAATTCCATTACTATATTGGGAGTGCTTTTTGCTTGTAGCCACGCAGGTCTGGTCGAAGATGGATTGTACTGCTTTAGGTCGATGAAAAGGGTTTTCGGGATTGAACCTGGAAGAGAACACTATGGATGCATGGTCGTCTTCTTGGAAGGGCAGGGAAGCTTGATGAAGCTGTTCAGTTCATCCATGGAATGGAAATTGAACCAGATGCAGTAACTTGGAGGACTCTGCTCGGTGCATGTAAAGTCCATAAAAATGTGGAAATAGCCATCTATGTTGCAAAGGAAGTTCTGAAACTGGATCCCCAGGATGAAGGGACTTACATACTGTTGTCCAAtatctatgcaaacacaaacaggTGGGAGGACGCTGGAGAAGTAAGAAGGAACATGAGAGACcaaagagtgaagaaagaacCAGGTTGTAgttggattgaagacaacaagcAAGTTCATCTCTTTGTTGCAGGGGATAATTCACATCcaaatatcaataaaataaagacTGAGCTGAATCTATTGATCAAGAAATTATCAGGAATGGGTTATGTCCCAGACACAAATTTTGTATTATATGATCTCGAAGTGGAACAAAAGGAAGATTCGCTCCGTTACCACAGTGAGAAGTTGGCTATTGTATTTGGTCTTATGAACTTGCCAAAAGAAAAACCTCTTCGGATCATGAAGAACCTCAGGTTCTGTGGTGACTGCCATACGTTCGCGAAACTCGTATCAAAAGCTGAAAACCGGCATATTGTGATTAGGGATCCTGTTCGGTTTCACCATTTTAAGAATGGGGTGTGCTCCTGTGGAGATTATTGGTAGGGAAGATAGATTTTTCAAGCAATTATCGGAAATCCATGTGATTGTACAAAATAAAGTCTGTACAACTCAACTGGCAGTGTTAGAGAGGTAGCTGTAAGTGAGTTGGATAGCTGGTTTATCAAGGGTAAATGCAAAATTATGAACTAGAAGAGGGTATCAACAAAACACCGAGATACCTGAACGATTCTGTCAGTTGTTCTCCAGATGAATTTTAGGACAAATATCTGCTGCAATTCATTATATTACATGAGGCTAATGCATCTATTAGATACCAGTCTTACAAGTCTTCTCTGGAAGCTTCATCGCTCTCTGACCCAGCATAAGAGGTGAATTCTTTTATGATCGACTCATACATCTGAATTCCTTTCAAGTACTCCGCCTGGTTGAGGAACTGAGGACACGATGAAGAAATAACATCAGATAGCAAACATTCTAGCTGTAGTTATGTATGCTTTGCAGTCACTGCATGTAATTTTTGGATATTTGATCTGAGATTATGATTAAAAGCGAGTTACTCGGCCTTATCTATTCTCTGCGCAAGTACAATTAAATTTTTACCTCGTTATGGTCATGAAGCAGAATTGGTGTATTAGCCATTGGAGAGAATCCAATTGCTGGTACTCCTTGGTCGCGGAAATATTTAGCATCAGTGGAGGCTGGGAAAACCTCAGGCATACCAAGTTTTCCATTTGCTTTCTTTACAGCATCCTCTAACAATTTCCACCATGCGTATGAACTATCAGTAGGAGAGATATGAGCCTTTCCAGACTTGTCATCTATCTGAGTTTTCGGCTTATACTGCCCAAGCTACAAAATGGTTGGAAACTGGTTAAGaaagcaaaaaagaaaagaagagaaaagaaaacagCATTCTATGTTGTACTAAGCTAAAGCAGTCTCCCAGATAGTCAGTATCTACTGCAGTGATTGTAATAACAAAATGGAATAGGTAATAACAAATGGCCGTTTCATATGATTTTGTACCTTAAATGTCATATTGCGGGTAGAAGGTGCCCATTCTTCAGAAATTCTTTTCTCCAGTGAAGCTGGATCAGCAAATGGTGGGAGTCGAATATCAAAACCTGCCTCGGCTTCAGATGGTTGCAGATTCATGATGAACCCCTAAGGGGAAGATAAAAATTAAGCCAAGTCAGTAGGAAAAAGGAAAACACATCTAAATTGCTAGTCTAACCACTTTAAACTCTACATACTGTTGGAGATGGTGTCCCAGCTTGCAAGAAGGCCATATTAACCGAAATAACTTCACCCTCGGCCTTTAACCCTGCTTTCACCATGTCGAACTGTGACGCCCTAAATCTCCTCACACTTTCAATGCTCTTCAACAGATTCTCCATTGCACTATTGTCATAAAGCTTTGCACCATGGCCTGGGGATCCAGTCGCTTTAATCACTAGACTCCAAGCGCTTCTCTCCGCGTAAAAAATCCTGTAAGTTTCATTTGGCGAAGCCAAACCTGTATTACAACATGTAAGGAAAGATATACATCACCAAGTTCAACCAGTTAGCTGCTACTCTATTACAGGCAGACAAAACGACAGTAAAGAAAACTAATGGCAAGAAAATTGACAATACCCTCATCAAGGACAATTCCAACATTCATTTTGCTAAAGATTTCAGACTCCGCGAGTTTCTTGGCACCAGTACGACCACCAATCTCTTCATCGGGGACAAAAGACAAATAAACAGTTCGAATTGGTTGAAAACCAGAAGTTTTCAATCTCCGAATAGCTTCAAGATACTGCAACCCAACACATTTCATATCCTGTGAACCTCTCGCATAGATATCACCAAATTCATCAACATTTGCATCGAAAGGCGGATAAATCCACTTAGAATGTTCTGCTGGGACAACATCTGTATGTGAATTCAAAAGGATTGAAGGGAGATTTTGGTTCTTGCCAGTCCACTTAAGAAGAACCACAGGCTTTCCCTTGACAAATTCCAAGGTTTCAAATCCTAGATTCAGTGATTTAGCTTGAGAAATTATGAAATCTGCAGCTCCGTAGTATTTGGGATTTGGATGAGCTGTGTTGATTTGTAGGTATTGTTGGAACCTAGTGATAATCTCAGTTGATGATTGAACTGAAGACGTAATGAGAATGAATAACAAGATGGTGACGATAGCGTTGAGAGAAACCTCCATTATTTTGTTTGTCAGTGGCCAGAACGGAGTCTCAGAGAGGTGACTTCGAGTCTTCAACGAAGACTACAATAGTAAGTTGGTGGATTCCATTGGCTCAACCTAACTCGATCCACATATAGCACACAATAATACTTGTTTAATCAAAAAGAGTTGGTCCTTTGATGAGTTGACATACAAATCGGAGGTGTTCCATCACAATTTACGGTATTGCATTTCTGGA includes the following:
- the LOC113289662 gene encoding aminoacylase-1-like, which encodes MEVSLNAIVTILLFILITSSVQSSTEIITRFQQYLQINTAHPNPKYYGAADFIISQAKSLNLGFETLEFVKGKPVVLLKWTGKNQNLPSILLNSHTDVVPAEHSKWIYPPFDANVDEFGDIYARGSQDMKCVGLQYLEAIRRLKTSGFQPIRTVYLSFVPDEEIGGRTGAKKLAESEIFSKMNVGIVLDEGLASPNETYRIFYAERSAWSLVIKATGSPGHGAKLYDNSAMENLLKSIESVRRFRASQFDMVKAGLKAEGEVISVNMAFLQAGTPSPTGFIMNLQPSEAEAGFDIRLPPFADPASLEKRISEEWAPSTRNMTFKLGQYKPKTQIDDKSGKAHISPTDSSYAWWKLLEDAVKKANGKLGMPEVFPASTDAKYFRDQGVPAIGFSPMANTPILLHDHNEFLNQAEYLKGIQMYESIIKEFTSYAGSESDEASREDL